The following are encoded together in the Robertmurraya sp. FSL R5-0851 genome:
- a CDS encoding nucleotidyltransferase substrate binding protein, with amino-acid sequence MDSLKDTRWRQRFENFERSFKLLEKYSTQDIKSELERAGIIQFFEMTFELSWKVLKDYLESQGYDVKSPRETIKQAFQIGLIEEGHPWMDALSKRNLTTHTYDEVLAIKFVGEIIEIYVPIFKSLYVKLSKE; translated from the coding sequence TTGGATTCATTAAAGGATACAAGATGGAGACAGAGGTTTGAAAATTTCGAAAGGTCATTTAAACTTTTAGAAAAATATTCTACGCAGGATATTAAAAGTGAGTTAGAAAGAGCCGGTATCATTCAATTCTTTGAAATGACATTTGAGTTATCTTGGAAAGTATTAAAAGATTATTTGGAATCTCAAGGTTATGACGTGAAAAGTCCAAGAGAAACAATAAAACAAGCATTTCAAATTGGATTAATCGAAGAAGGACATCCTTGGATGGATGCCTTATCTAAAAGAAATTTAACCACTCATACTTATGATGAAGTACTTGCAATAAAATTTGTTGGTGAAATTATCGAAATTTATGTCCCGATTTTTAAATCCCTTTATGTCAAGCTTTCTAAGGAATGA
- a CDS encoding aspartyl protease family protein, whose product MRFQMDDHLPLVSVEIEYNGNKKISNNVLLDTGCSSTILDTDLCEEVGLMLDLEKAITRKMYGIGGTEICIEQKIYGMNIDEFQLNNFTIQLGDVREMHGFDGIIGSDFFLANKLIIDFENMEVRKN is encoded by the coding sequence ATGAGATTTCAAATGGATGACCACTTGCCTCTAGTATCTGTTGAGATTGAATACAATGGGAACAAAAAGATATCCAATAACGTATTGCTTGATACCGGCTGCTCTTCAACCATTTTAGATACAGATTTATGTGAAGAAGTCGGATTGATGCTCGATTTAGAAAAGGCCATTACACGAAAGATGTATGGAATTGGCGGTACGGAAATATGCATTGAGCAAAAAATATACGGTATGAATATTGACGAGTTTCAACTTAATAATTTCACTATACAGCTCGGCGATGTTAGAGAAATGCATGGGTTTGACGGCATCATCGGCAGTGACTTCTTTCTTGCAAATAAATTAATCATCGACTTTGAAAATATGGAAGTGCGAAAAAATTAG
- a CDS encoding nucleotidyltransferase family protein, which translates to MFGLLELDLEYIQMAMKKFNEIDRAVIFGSRAMGNFKKGSDVDISIYGQNITNETLYRLNDLLNEEYPLPYFFDILHYEGINNINLKNHIDTYGSEVYKKMDSNIISKVIKDS; encoded by the coding sequence ATGTTTGGACTTTTAGAGTTAGATTTAGAATATATCCAAATGGCCATGAAAAAATTTAATGAAATAGACAGGGCTGTTATTTTTGGCAGCAGGGCTATGGGAAATTTTAAAAAAGGGTCAGATGTTGATATTTCAATATATGGCCAAAATATTACGAATGAAACTCTTTACAGGCTGAATGATCTTCTTAACGAGGAATACCCACTTCCTTATTTTTTTGATATCCTTCATTATGAAGGAATAAATAACATAAATTTAAAAAACCATATTGATACTTATGGAAGTGAAGTGTACAAAAAAATGGATAGCAATATTATTAGTAAGGTAATTAAAGACTCTTAA